A DNA window from Deltaproteobacteria bacterium contains the following coding sequences:
- a CDS encoding GntR family transcriptional regulator, translating into MKDLINKEVIPLYSRIASSLRNKILSGQYEPGSKLLSEERLAEHFGVSRITIRESLSHLEKEGLITRNRGKGTFVSEKIPGKKQSIYTSLLDIVNTVQKSEIKHLGIRNVKVGQTSIAKDLRTFFGLANEDPVAQIHRVLMCDRSQLHFFENFMPLELASHITFEEIVEKKALIRILQDKIGLKIGRGEMYLEAVPADPDMAKIFGCQVFDPFVRVQVFLHFPSGDPFEIVNYFM; encoded by the coding sequence ATGAAAGACCTTATAAACAAAGAGGTCATTCCTCTTTACAGTCGTATTGCTTCTAGTCTTAGAAATAAAATCCTCTCCGGGCAGTATGAACCAGGCAGCAAGCTCCTCAGTGAAGAAAGGCTGGCAGAGCATTTCGGGGTCAGCCGGATCACCATTCGGGAGTCCCTGTCCCATCTGGAAAAGGAGGGACTCATAACCCGAAACCGAGGGAAGGGCACCTTTGTTTCAGAGAAGATACCGGGAAAAAAACAGTCCATCTACACCAGCCTACTGGATATTGTGAATACCGTTCAGAAGAGTGAAATAAAACACTTGGGAATTCGGAACGTAAAAGTCGGCCAGACAAGCATAGCCAAAGATCTTAGAACGTTTTTCGGCCTGGCCAATGAGGACCCCGTTGCGCAGATTCACCGTGTTCTGATGTGTGACCGCTCTCAGCTCCACTTCTTCGAAAACTTCATGCCGTTGGAACTGGCCTCTCATATCACGTTTGAGGAAATTGTCGAAAAAAAGGCCCTTATTCGAATCTTGCAGGATAAAATCGGCTTGAAGATCGGCCGGGGCGAGATGTATCTCGAAGCGGTGCCTGCGGACCCGGATATGGCCAAAATCTTTGGATGTCAGGTTTTTGACCCCTTTGTCCGCGTCCAGGTTTTTTTACATTTTCCTAGCGGGGATCCATTCGAGATCGTTAATTACTTCATGTGA